Below is a genomic region from Demequina sp. NBRC 110054.
GGGGGTCATGCCGGGCCAGGCCACGGAGAGCGCGTCGAGGCTCAGCTCGGACACGGACGATGCGGCGGTCGCGTCGGGGGAGTCGGTGGGCTCGGAGTCGCGCGCCTGAGCGAACGCGGTGCCTTCGAGCGGCGCCGCGAGCTCCTCGATGCGGCGCGCGGCCGCGCGCGAGCGGTGGAGCTGCAGCACGGCCGCGGGCACCACTCCCACGGCTTCGAACGCCGCGAGCGGAAGCAGCGCGACGACCGTGCCCCACGGGCCCGACACGGTGCCGGCGCCGATCGCGACGACGGCGAGCCAGACGCCGCCGATGACGGCGAGGCCCTGGCTGAGCGTGAGCAGGGCCGCGGCGGCCGCGCCGGGCCGCGCCTCGGCCTCGAGAGCGGACTCGGCCTTCGCGTTGGCCGCGCGCACCTCCGCGAGGGACTCGTCGGTGGTGCCCCAGATCCGGTGCTCGGCGGCGGACTCGATCGCCGCGAGCGATGCGGTGGCGACCTCGGCGTGCGCGGCGACGCCCGCCTCGGCCGCGACCTTGGCCTGGCGCGAGGTGAGGGCCGCGGTGCCCAGCCCGGCGAGGATCAGGCAGGCCGCGAGCACGAGGCCGGCGACCGGCAGGATGACGCCGACGATCGCGACCGAGATCGCGCTCACGGTGAGGGCCACCCCGGTAGGGATGATCGCGCGCACGACGGCGTCTCCGACGGCGTCCAGATCGGTGCCGATACGCGCGATGATGTCGCCGCGCCGCAGGGTGAGCACGCGTCCCGCGCCCGCGGCGGCGAGCCGCTCGTACGTGCGCTCGCGCAGCTCGACCATGCCCCGCAGCGCCGTGTCGTGGCTCGCGAGGCGCTCGAGGTAGCGGAACAGCCCGCGTGAGATGCCGAAGAAGCGCACGATCACCGCGGCGAGCGCGAGGTCGGCGGGCGAGGGCATCTCGGCGGCCTTCGCGATGAGCCAGGCGGCGACGGCCGAGAGTCCGACCGCGGAGCCGAGCGCCATGGTCCCCGCGAGCGTCGCGCGGATGACGGGCCAGGGGCGCACCCCGGTGTCGCGGAGCGCGGCGCGGAGCGCGCGGCCCTCCCCGACGATTCCGGTCGAGTCGACCCTCACGTGGCTCGCGGCGGTCATGCGTCGACCTCCTCGGCAGTGCGGGACTCGACCGTGAGCACCGCCTCGGCGTCGCGGACGACGTCGGGCTCATGCGTGGCCACGACCACGGTGGCCCCGGCGTCGGCGAGCGCGCGGATCTGTGCGACCACCTCGGCTCGCGAGGCGGGGTCGAGGTGTGCCGTCGGCTCGTCGAGCAGGATGAGGGGCCGTCCTGAGGCGAGCGCGCGGGAGAGAGCCTTGCGCTGGCGCTGGCCGAGCGACAGCCGTCGTCCCTCGGGCCCGAGGTCCGGGCGCTGCGGCACCCACGCGATCTGCGAGGTCCACGAGTCCAGCTCCACGACGACCTTGCCGTCACGCGAGACCGGCGCGGAGCCCGCATCGGACTCGAGCGTCACGGTGCCCGAGGTGGCGGGCAGCAGGCCCGCGAGGGCCAGCAGGAGCGTCGACTTCCCCGAGCCGTTCGGGCCCACGACCGCGGTGACGGTGCCGGGCTCGCAGCGCATCGTCGCGCCGCACGGGGCCTCGCGTCGGCCGTCAGGCGTGAGCACGCCGAGGCCTGTGGCGACGAGCGCGCCGGTGGAGACCTCGGGCGCCGGAGCGTCGCCGCCGGCGGCGGGGATCGGCTCGTCGAGGATCTCGAACGCGGCGTCGGCCGCCGCGAGGCCGTCCGCCGACGCGTGGAAGTGCATGCCGACGTTGCGCAGCGGCAGGTAGACCTCGGGCGCGAGGATGAGGACCGCGAGCCCCGTCTCGATCCCGACCCCGCCCGCCACGAGGCGGAAGCCCATCGTCACGGCGACGATCGCGACGGACAGCGTCGTCAGCAGCTCGAGGACCATCCCTGACAGGAAGGCCACACGGAGGGAGCCCATGGTGGCCTTGCGGTGGGCCTCCCCGAGCTCGCGCACGCGCGCGGCGGGACCGTTCTCGCGGCCGAGGGCCTTGAGCGTCGGCACTCCAGCGATGAGGTCCAGCGTGCGCGTGCCGAGCGTCTGCATCGCCTCGAGGTGGCGTGCGGACCTCTCTCGCGTGACGAGGCCGACCAGGATCATGAAGATCGGGATCAGGGGGAGCGTGAGTCCCACGATGAGCGCCGAGATCCAGTCGAGCCCGAGCACGAGCACGAGCAGGATCGGGGTGAGCGTGGCCGCGAGGCCCAGCTGGGGAAGGTAGCGCACGAAGTAGGGGAGCAGGTCATCGAGGCCGCGCGTCACGACGGTGACGACCTCAGCCCCGCGTCCCGACGCGATCCACCTCGGTCCCATCGCCGCGGCGTGCTCGACGACCTGGGAGCGCAGCTCGGAGATGACCCGCGAGCCCGCGCGGTGCGCGAGCCGCTCCTGCACCCACGAGACGGCGGTGCGCAACGCCACGACCGTCGCGAGCAGTGGCAGCCCCACCGCGAGCTCGCGGGCGGACTCGGGCACGAGCACGCCGACCCAGCCGAGCCCGTCCTCGGTGAGCGGGGACGGTGCCAGAAGCGGTGCGAGCAGGCGCGCGATGACGAACGCTTGGAACGCGACGAGAAGGGCCGTGAGAAGGCCGAGGCCCGCCGTCACAAGGATGTAGCGGCGGGCCGGGCCGATCCGCACGACCAGGCGCGGATCGATGGGTTTCATTCGATGAGGTTACTTCTTCAGGAAGGTGAGCTCGTTGTGCTCGGGGATGTGGTCGGTGCTGATGCGGCGACGGAAGACCCAGTACGACCAGGCCTGGTAGGCCAGGACGATCGGGGTCATGATCACCGCGACCCACGTCATCACCATGAGCGTGTAGTCCGAGGACGACGCGTTGTCGACCGTGAGCGACAGCGACGGGTCGATCGAGGACGGCATGACATCGGGGTACATCGAGCCGAAGATCAGCACGACGGCGCCGACGACGACCACCGAGTTCGCGATGAACGCCTTGCCGAAGCTCTCGGTGCGCGAGAACCACACGACTGCCACGAGGCCGAGCGCGGCGACGACGACGGCCGCCCAGGTCCACGGCTCCGAGTAGGCCAGCTGGGCCCAGATCGCCCACACGGCTGCGATCAGCAGCGAGGCGATCGACACCTTCTTGGCGAAATCGGCCGCGCGCTGCGAGAACTCTCCCGAGGTCTTGAGCGCGAGGAAGATCGCGCCGTGCGTGAGGAAGAGTGCGAGCGTCACGAGGCCGCCGAGGAGCGCGAACGGGCTGAGCAGGTCGAAGAAGTTGCCGACGTACTCGAGGTTGCCGTCGACCTCATCGATCGGCACGCCGCGCACGAGGTTGGCGAACGCGACGCCCCACAGGATCGAGGGGATCCAGGCCGAGCCGATGATCGCCCAGTCCCAGCGCTGACGCCACTTCTCGTCGTTGATCTTGCCGCGGTACTCGATCGCCACGGCGCGCACGATGAGCGCTACGAGGATCAGCAGCAACGGCAGGTAGAAGCCGGAGAACAGGGTGGCGTACCACTCGGGGAACGCCGCGAACGTGGCGCCTCCCGCGGTGAGCAGCCACACCTCGTTGCCGTCCCACACGGGGCCGATCGTGTTGAGCGCGACGCGGCGCTCCTTGTTGTTCTTCGCGAGCAGGCCCATGAGCATGCCGACTCCGAAGTCGAAGCCCTCGAGGACGAGGTAGCCGGTCCACAGGACCGCGATGAGGAGGAACCAGACGAGTGCGAGATCCATGATGGCGGCTCCTTAGTACGCGAAGGAGAGCGGCTTGGAGCCGTCCTCGTCGACGGTGGGCTCCTCGACCTGCGGGGCGCCCTCGATGGTGTAGCGGTGCAGGAGGCGGTACCAGAAGACCGCGAGCACTCCGTAGACGAGCGTGAACACGACCAGCGAGAACGCGACCTCGCCCGCGGAGACGCCGGGGGAGTACCCCGACTGCGTGAGCAGGAACACCATGTCGGAGCCCGTCGGGTTCGGGGCGACCACGAACGGCTGTCGTCCCATCTCGGTGAAGATCCAGCCGAAGCTCGCCGCGAGATAGGGCATCGGCAGCGACACGAGCGCGAGGGTCTTCATCCACGGCTTGGTCGTATAGCCGCCCTTGCGGGTGAACCAGAGGATTGTGAGCGCGAGCGCCGCGGAGAACACCGCGAGGCCGATCATGAGGCGGAACGACCAGTAGGTCACCAGCAGGTTCGGGCGGTAGGTGATCTCCTCACCGTTCGCGTCCGTCGCGCCATACGTCTCGGCGTACTGCTCCTGGAGGTCGTACAGGCCGGGGATCTCCGCGTTGAAGTCGTTCGTGAACAGGAACGACGTGAAGCACGGGATCTCGATGAGGTGCGTGACCGACTCGGGCTCGTCGCCGGCGAGGTTGCCGATCGCGAGCAGCGAGAACGGGGCGCACGAGGTGGTCTCCATGAGGCCCTCGGCCGCGGCCATCTTGATGGGCTGCTGCTCGGCGAGGAGCTTGCCCTGGACGTCACCGGAGATGATCACGCCGACGCCCGAGAGGATCATGACCCAGGCGCCGAAACGGGCGGCGGTGCGGTACATGTTCAGATCGGGGTGCGCGGAGTCCTCGCGGTGCCTGCGGACCATCCAGTAGACCGCGATGCCCGCGACGAACGTGCCGGCCACGAGGAACGCGGTCGAGATCACGTGCGGGAACGCCGCAAGCGTGGTGTTGTTCGTGAGCACCTCGAGGATCGAGGTCATCTCGGCGCGGCCGGTCTCCTCGTTGTACTCGGCACCGACCGGGTGCTGCATCCAGGAGTTCGCCGCGATGATGAAGTAGGCCGACAGCGTCGAGCCGATCGCGAAGGCCCACACCGTCATGAGGTGGAGCTTCTTGGGCAGCTTGTCCCATCCGAAGATCCACAGGCCCAGGAACGTCGACTCGAGGAAGAACGCGAGCAGCGCCTCCATCGCGAGCGGCGCTCCGAAGATGTCACCGACGAAGCGCGAGTAGTTCGACCAGTTCATGCCGAACTGGAACTCCTGCACGATTCCGGTCGCGATGCCCAGCGAGAAGTTGATCAACAGCAGCTTGCCGTAGAACTTCGTCAGCCTGAGCCACTTCTCGTCTCCGGTCCGGACCCACGCCGTCTGCATGATCGCCACGAGGACGGACAGGCCGATGGTGAGCGGGACCAGGACGAAGTGGTAGACGGTGGTGATACCGAACTGCCACCGGGCTAGCTCGAGCGCCTCCATGCCAGTGCCCTCCTTTGTAGATGCGTCAAGAAAAACTACCGAGGGGACGATCGTCCCACCACGGGACCAAGGTCCCGACCTTCCGTCGGGGCCCAGGCGCGATGCCCCCAGCATCCCAAGTTCAGGGACCGAGTGCCACCGGCACGGCGGGCCGTGACCAGTTCGTGTCCTTCGGCGCGCGTGGCGCCGCCCGGAGCCTCCGGCGGGGCCATGGCTCGGGCGCCCTCGCGCGCGTGTCCTGTGAATTCTGGGACGTCTGTGACACAATGGTCCGCAGGTCAGCACCCGTCCACACCGGGTGCAAACCGCGCGACAGACGCAGCGACTGCGTTGCCGCCGGTCCTGACACGGTCCCGCACGGCTACCGCCGCACGCGGCGACATCGGGGGCGCGGCGCACGCACAGCGCCGCTGTCAGCCGCGACCGACAGACTTCCGCGGTCACAGAGAGTGATCCGCGACCGACGACACGTTCGAGGTCGGGTGTGGCCGACCTGAACCTTGAGGTACCCGCATTGAGCGAGGACAACGCCACACCCGCAGCCGCACTCGTCTTCCAGGCTCCCGAGCCGCCGAAGCCGCGCCGCGCCTCGGCACCCGCGGGACCGCCGCAGGTCGACACCAAGCCCGCGGAGCCCAAGGCTGACAAGGCCGAGCCCGCCGCCGCATCGTCCGCATCGAAGTCCGACGACTCGAAGGGTGACCAGCCCAAGGCGGACAAGCCCAAGAAGAAGTCGGGCGGCAAGAAGAAGAAGCCCAAGACGGACGCCCAGGACGGCGGCCAGCCGGCCGAGACCACCGAGTCGGCCGATTCCGCGCCCGAGGCCTCGGGCGGGGACGATGCTCCCGCCGCCGACGGTGGGGACGGCGAGTCGGGCGAGGGCGCCGGCAACGGCCGTCGTCGTCGCCGCCGCGGTGGACGCGGTCGGGGCAAGAAGCGTCCCGAGGGCGAGGGCGGTGGCGAGACCGCCGCCGAGCAGTCGGACGCCGATGACAGCGCCGACGCGTCCGAGGGCCAGGCCGACTCCTCCGAGTCGGGGTCCGACTCCTCCGATGGCGATAGCGGCGAGTCCGGCGAGGGCGGTTCGTCCCGCCGCCGCCGCCGCCGCAGCCGCGGCTCGCGCTCCGGCTCCTCCTC
It encodes:
- the cydC gene encoding thiol reductant ABC exporter subunit CydC; the encoded protein is MTAASHVRVDSTGIVGEGRALRAALRDTGVRPWPVIRATLAGTMALGSAVGLSAVAAWLIAKAAEMPSPADLALAAVIVRFFGISRGLFRYLERLASHDTALRGMVELRERTYERLAAAGAGRVLTLRRGDIIARIGTDLDAVGDAVVRAIIPTGVALTVSAISVAIVGVILPVAGLVLAACLILAGLGTAALTSRQAKVAAEAGVAAHAEVATASLAAIESAAEHRIWGTTDESLAEVRAANAKAESALEAEARPGAAAAALLTLSQGLAVIGGVWLAVVAIGAGTVSGPWGTVVALLPLAAFEAVGVVPAAVLQLHRSRAAARRIEELAAPLEGTAFAQARDSEPTDSPDATAASSVSELSLDALSVAWPGMTPTRPLTEALHPGQTLAIVGPSGIGKSTLLLAIAGAIRPHGGAVTLDGAPVTPSDTGHRIALTSEDAHVFGTTVLENLRVARGDVTPAQALDALDTVGLGPWIAALPDGIDTTIGSGGHTVSGGERRRLLLARTMLHPAPVLLIDEPAEHLDAAGQDALRSVVQALTAQGRIVVLVTHHESPLEYAERRVDLRE
- a CDS encoding ABC transporter ATP-binding protein/permease, translating into MKPIDPRLVVRIGPARRYILVTAGLGLLTALLVAFQAFVIARLLAPLLAPSPLTEDGLGWVGVLVPESARELAVGLPLLATVVALRTAVSWVQERLAHRAGSRVISELRSQVVEHAAAMGPRWIASGRGAEVVTVVTRGLDDLLPYFVRYLPQLGLAATLTPILLVLVLGLDWISALIVGLTLPLIPIFMILVGLVTRERSARHLEAMQTLGTRTLDLIAGVPTLKALGRENGPAARVRELGEAHRKATMGSLRVAFLSGMVLELLTTLSVAIVAVTMGFRLVAGGVGIETGLAVLILAPEVYLPLRNVGMHFHASADGLAAADAAFEILDEPIPAAGGDAPAPEVSTGALVATGLGVLTPDGRREAPCGATMRCEPGTVTAVVGPNGSGKSTLLLALAGLLPATSGTVTLESDAGSAPVSRDGKVVVELDSWTSQIAWVPQRPDLGPEGRRLSLGQRQRKALSRALASGRPLILLDEPTAHLDPASRAEVVAQIRALADAGATVVVATHEPDVVRDAEAVLTVESRTAEEVDA
- the cydB gene encoding cytochrome d ubiquinol oxidase subunit II; translated protein: MDLALVWFLLIAVLWTGYLVLEGFDFGVGMLMGLLAKNNKERRVALNTIGPVWDGNEVWLLTAGGATFAAFPEWYATLFSGFYLPLLLILVALIVRAVAIEYRGKINDEKWRQRWDWAIIGSAWIPSILWGVAFANLVRGVPIDEVDGNLEYVGNFFDLLSPFALLGGLVTLALFLTHGAIFLALKTSGEFSQRAADFAKKVSIASLLIAAVWAIWAQLAYSEPWTWAAVVVAALGLVAVVWFSRTESFGKAFIANSVVVVGAVVLIFGSMYPDVMPSSIDPSLSLTVDNASSSDYTLMVMTWVAVIMTPIVLAYQAWSYWVFRRRISTDHIPEHNELTFLKK
- a CDS encoding cytochrome ubiquinol oxidase subunit I; the encoded protein is MEALELARWQFGITTVYHFVLVPLTIGLSVLVAIMQTAWVRTGDEKWLRLTKFYGKLLLINFSLGIATGIVQEFQFGMNWSNYSRFVGDIFGAPLAMEALLAFFLESTFLGLWIFGWDKLPKKLHLMTVWAFAIGSTLSAYFIIAANSWMQHPVGAEYNEETGRAEMTSILEVLTNNTTLAAFPHVISTAFLVAGTFVAGIAVYWMVRRHREDSAHPDLNMYRTAARFGAWVMILSGVGVIISGDVQGKLLAEQQPIKMAAAEGLMETTSCAPFSLLAIGNLAGDEPESVTHLIEIPCFTSFLFTNDFNAEIPGLYDLQEQYAETYGATDANGEEITYRPNLLVTYWSFRLMIGLAVFSAALALTILWFTRKGGYTTKPWMKTLALVSLPMPYLAASFGWIFTEMGRQPFVVAPNPTGSDMVFLLTQSGYSPGVSAGEVAFSLVVFTLVYGVLAVFWYRLLHRYTIEGAPQVEEPTVDEDGSKPLSFAY